Within Triticum dicoccoides isolate Atlit2015 ecotype Zavitan chromosome 1B, WEW_v2.0, whole genome shotgun sequence, the genomic segment GCAATCCCTCGCGTGAACGAGATGTCAACACAATTGAAGGTGCAGAGTACGCTTCAGCTGCAGCCCAAACACAATGGACCTGCAAAGGTGGCATTCTTAATGTATCCCTCTATGTATAGAGACATTCTTTCTGGCAAGACTAAGGGCAGTGAACTTACCACATAGAAACCACCTAACGCGATCAGTAAAAGAGTGCACACAATAGATGCTTCCAAAGGCAGTACCGAAAGTCTCTTTTCCTTTTTAGGCTTCACAGAAACACTTTCTGTCACTTCTTTGTCCTTCCTCCTGTTCTTCTTTGATGGTTtttcctttggagctgcttcagatTTTTCAGTCTTCTCATTTTTGGATGAACTTGTATTGACCGTGCTAGCACTAGAACCATTTGGGCTACCATTCCCTGACTTTAGTTTCAGGAGAAAGAAGTATTCAATAACTTGTTCAACAAGGCATTTAGTGATTCAATTCAGACAGTGCAAAAGATAGAGATGAAACAACCGTACAATAGCAGGGCCATCATCAAATAGTTTTGATAGCTGAAATTTCATAGATCGTGTGAGGACATCGAAGGCTGAGGAAAGAGCAATTCCGGATAGAATGCACGCAGCAGGAGCAAGGACAAGCATAAGCCGAACCTAACAGACAGTGAACATGATGTTAATACATATATAAAAAAAACATAAGACTACATAATATCTGTACAACATATACTTACCATCACTCCAGAAAAATATACCGCAGTGACCAAGTACAAGACCATGAATGAACTTGCATCGGACAAAGGCAAGAAGCATGACTGAATCATGTTAAAAAATGAATTAGTTAGAATAAAGATTGATGCTAATTCACCCACAATTCAAATGGTGTATTGCTTACAATTATTCCAGCAGGAACCAAGAAGGCCAAAACATTGATATCCATAAAATAAGAGGGCCAGGTAGGGGGTTGATGTTCACTGACACTGGCAATGATGGGAATATACTTGCTTGCATAGGTTCTGTCAAAAAGGTAAAAACAATGGTGCAGCTTTTAGTACAAAAAAGAAACAGAGCAAATGCACTCTATCAGGACAGTATGAACAGAAGAAAGTACAATCAAAGAGATCGAAAGCAAGTACTAATTGGTGAAAGAAACTGCATTTCTTGGCCTAAATGAATGAGCATCAAAAGTACATTTCGTTGGCGACTCCAAAACCCAAGTATACAGCTGGGCAAAACTAAGAATTATATCATGCTTCTCAGTTTCCTGACCCAGTTTCTTAACTGAAACCACAAGATAAGTATATTTGATAAGATCCATGAGAACTTACGGGTCCAGTAGACTCAAACTGCGCCCACTCCAGCCTTTTGTTGGGCTAGATGCCACCAACGCTACGAGTATAGCTACCACTGCAAAACAAACAGCCCTGCAGGAAGGAATTCTCTATTAACATAAGGTGAATGAGAAGACACCAATTCAACAAAAACAAACGTTTATATTTGCAGGATATTATTTGATAGTTCCTCATGTCGTCAAGCTGATAGATAAGGTCAGAGACTTACAGGCCAACAGTTATAACAAGAGTCATAGCCATTTTGAACAGCCTGGGAGTCAGAAGTCCTTTGATGTAATACACAAAAGCAACCACATGAAGGATTATAAACACCTGCAATTCAAGTACACCGTTATCAATGAAATGAAGAGTGCAGTCATTGAATTTTCTTCACTTCTATTCAGTATTTGTGAAGTTCAGAGAGGGGTTGAGTGGTTAGACAATCTCTTTCAATAGGCTAGCATGATCTCGCATTGTTACACTTCTTTCGATTCAGCACCTCCTTAGTTTGTATGCATAATGCAGTTGCAGAAATATTGTACGTATTCATTGCACATAGATATCGAGAAAAATGGAGACCATTATGTCGGGCCTCCCTATTGCCACTGATGGATAACTTTACTGGGACCATGGGGGTGAAGGTGAAAGAGTTACAGGACCTCAGCTGGCCACTGTGGTCAATTTCCAGGAAAACTGTGGTTGCTACGCCTCAGAATTATGCAAAAGTGGCTTGTTGTGTCATAGATTTGCAGTATTTTGGGACTGCTCATCTAATCAAGAGGTGACTTAATTAACTTAGAAGAAGTAGCATAACTTGATATATCCTTGTATTGTGTGCATTTTATAGATGAACTGAAGAAAGGTAAACGTGTGTTTGCATTTGGACCAAAGGAAGCAACATCCATAAACACATTTCGTAACTGAAACTGATGTTTATGTTTTGCAACACATCTAGAATTCAACAATTCAAGAAACCTTCATCTTACAAAGACCGGTTTTAAGAAAATTGTAAGAGTCAATTGATTCAATAATATTTTACTGAACAGAGAAACACAAGAGGAAGAGAAGGAGTGCATAAGAACGTGAATGTAGTACCAGAAATGATGCAAAGTGCTCAGATGTCAATACAGCATTAAAACCAACGACAGGTACCAAAGCTGCCAGAAGTGTTCCCAGTATAACCTGCAAACGGAATAATTAATCGCATATAAGATCATTTCCCAGACAAATGGTACTAGTGAGTACTGACATGTTCAATTGATGTATTTTCATTTTTTGTGTTAAAACTCAAGAAACGGCAGCATAAATGTATGCACTTACAAGGGGAGCATATGCAATGTACAGTCGCGAAGAATAACGACCGGTTACAATGCACAACAGCACATGCATCGGAATAAGGTTTATGATGAATGTGTAGCCTCCCCAAGAACAGACCTGGAAAAAGCTAGTGCATGATTATAATATTCATTTGAAAACCATAGATCAAAACCAACAAGCTTACCATGTAGAAATATGAGAGAGCATTGAGCGTTGCATAAAAGAGTGATCCTGTGTTCAGTGTCTGTATATTATTCATAAATAAGTCAGTACATAATGCTATGTAAAAATGGAGCCAAATGAAGAAGCATCAGATGTACCATTACCTTTACATACAGATAAAATGTGAATATCAAGGCAAATATTGCTACAGCTTCATTATCATAGCTGCCAGCAACTGATCTTGAGATGTACGAAGGGACCTGTAACAATGTTAAGAGCAGTCTGATTAATGAATAATGATACATAAGATAACACACAAAGGTAATGCAGCATTCTAAGAAACAGCAATAAATTGGACGTCTTGCTTTTGTCTAAACCTGTCGTACATTggggtctgtgtgtgtgtgtgtgtgtgcatgcgggGGGCAGTGCAAAAATCAGATCCTGAAAGAGTTATATGGGTTGTGAACTCCAGATAATTGAGGTCATCAGCCAGGGTCCTTCTCAATAGTGGCAATGACGTCATATTATATCAAGATTTCCAAGTGTCATACAGTTTCAGACATTCAGTTACTTCCAACTATTCTAGAAATACTGGTTCGGCCTAACAAAAATCAGTAAGCACAAATCGTATGGCGAATTGTTCCTCAATTCAAACTTTTATGTTCCCACCCAAAGATAGGTAAAGCTAAAGGTACCTAACGGAGTCCCTAGCTTCATCCAAAAGTAGTTGTAGACCATGGCATAAGAAAATGAAAACATCTATAAATCAAGGGAAGTTTACCATTGCCAAAATGGCTGCTGCCATCAATCCAGCTCCAGTGCCCTTTGCCTCCTATAGAAAAGCAACATTAATGAGAACAGAATTACCAGATGAGTGGCTACTGTGAGAATGCATGCTTCTGTGAAAAAACAACCTTTGTCAAGAGGTAAGTAGCCCAGGAAGCGATTGCTGAGAAAATTGGAGCAGTGAACACGCAGACAGTCTCCACCGACAATGGGATGTTCAGAGCGTTTACCAACCTAGTAGACCAATAAAACATTTCAGGCACATTTTCACTAACTGGAAGGAAAGTGTACTCCTACAGAAACATACCACCAAATGCTTCCAGCTGTCAAAGTCAACCCAGGATACACAGTGCCACCGATCACACGACCAAGGGGATACCTGAAACAGAAGCGCACAAGAGAATTCAGACATGTATCTGTACCAAGTGTTCCGCTTTACAAGTGACTCTCACAGTACTAAATGACTCAGCTGCCTGCGAGGCTCTTACCATGTCCTATCATCAAACCAGTTCCAGAACTCGTAGATTCCATTCTTCGACAAAAACTGCACAAGCAAGGGGTAATTTAGAACAGATAAAATGCATAACTGCATCAAGCCAGCCTTCTCATGTTCCTACCGTAACCAACTGCTTGCCCTATACTCCCACTAATCATCCATAGCAAACGAAATCTACCAGACAGCGGTCAATTTCCAAAACCCAGAACCCtccgcccagattcacaaagtcacAACGAAACATTGCAGTCCCTTAAGAACTGAGAACTCAATTCCGCGCGCTCTAGAACAGAACCCGATAAAATGGAACCGGGCAATCGAACCTGGGTGACGCGGAAGTTGAAGTAGGGGTCGAACTCGTGGATCACGCTCTCGTACTTGATCACCTGCGGCACCGAAACGACGAGACGCGTAAGAGAAACGCAATTCCGGAAGCGCTGTCCCGAAACGGGACCGGATCTGGAGGCACGGGGACGGGGGGCGGATCAGATCTTACGGAGAAGAggcggatcgagaaggcgaggacgccgATGAGGATGAGGGTGAAGGCGCAGAGCACGCCTCCGAAGGCGTTGCGGAGGCGGCCGGGCGCGGGGGCGGGCGCCGCCGCGTTGGCCACGGGCTCCGCCATTGCGGCCGAGTCGCGCCTGGGTGCGTGAGGGGGGGCAGAGAGGGGAAGGAGGGGGACGGGGAAATCTCTGTAGCGTTCCCAGGCGGAGACGAAGACCTCCCCCGATCGCGAGGTGCACTGGAGCCCAGTGTCTGGGATTTATCGCGCTTTTCTGCACAGCACCCTGGAGATAGTGGTTTTCGTAGCAAGAGGTTCCTCCTCCTTGTTTAGAGCATGTACAGTTGCGACCTGCAAATCTAGGCCCACGCCCGCGGGCGCGCCGGTCGCGTCCGCGGGAACTGACGGGGCACTCCTCAAATCCTATTGTCCACATCCGCGTATCTTATATTCGATCCCTTATATCCATACTACTATCTTATATCCGATCCCTCGTATCCATACTACTCCCACAATACCGAAATACTTGTAGTTGGGGGAAACTATTACAAGTTTCCCAATATTTCGCACAGAGGTAGTAGTATGCAACGTAGATAAAAACAACGTAGATCATCACAAAAACATAGAATTGGACAGAAAAATGCATGTTTCGATCACCAAAAGATCACCGATGGATGTCCAAAAGATCGTCAAATTtcacataattcacataaacgacggACAAGTTTAAACTACATTACTAAGAACTTGAAATGAAGATGGAGACGGCGGAGATTCACCACTTCCTCGTCGCCCTTTTCCCTTCCGATCGCTGGCGTAGCTGTAGGCGTCGGCGGCTGGTGGCGAGTCGTCCGACGAGGAGTCGTGGTCATCGTCGACGTCGGAGGTGTCAGAGAGGATGATGAGCCCTTTTTAGCCGTTGGACCTCCCTGTCCTGTTGCCGCTTGAGCTTAGCGAGCTGAGCCGCCTCCACTGCTGCCTCTGCCGCCTTGCGCTCGGACTGCTCAATGGAAATCTGGAGCGTCATGTCGTTCTTCCGACGGAGCCACTGCGTGTCCGTCTCCGCGGTCATAAGCGACTAGCGgtagatgtcggtgtcaaaaccggcagatctcgggtagggggcccaagctatgcgtttaaggatcaatggtaacaggaggccaggggacacgatatttacccaggttcgggccctcttaatggaggtaaaactctactcctacttgattatgaTTGTTGAGTATGaagattataagagttgatctacctcgagatcgtaatgactagccctaaatgtctagcctatgaggattctGATGATGGTGAAAAGTTgccctctacggactaacccctccagtttatatacacatcggAGGGGGCCTATggattgtacaaagtcggtttatcaTGGAAGGAAACCTCCGGACTCTATTCTTGCCGTCTACGTGTTgagaagtcccattcggacacggtagATGATCTTCGACTTGATCCTGTACGGCCCATGCAACCCAGCCCATACTCCTAGGCCGGACAtttgaggacccccgaatccaggactcactTAGTagtccccgaacttgccttcaatgttgaTGTAGTATGCGGACgcaagtcttcggctttgcaagctgataacccacaagtataggggatcaaaacagttttccagggtagagtattcaacccaaatttattgattcgatgcaaggggagccaaagaatattctcaagtattagcagctgagtggtcaattcaaccacacttgaaagacttaatatctgtaccaaagtgtttaatagcaaagtagtatgatagtaacggtaacagtagcaaaagtaacagtagcagttttatagtaatcgtaacagtgggagcggagaagtaactaagcaaagttcaatatgtgaaaagctcgtagtcaATGGATCATTATGTCAgatgtaattcatcatgcaacagttataacatagggtgtccCGATAAAATGGAAACCAGGCAATCGAACCTGAGTGACGCAGAAGTTGAAGTAGGGGTCGAACTCGTGGATCATGCTCTCGTACTTGATCACCTGCGGCACCAAAACAACGAGACGTGTTAGAGAAACGCAATTCCGGAAGTGTTGTCCCGAAACGGAAACGGATCTGGAGTCACGGGGGCGGGGGCAGATCAGATCTTACGGAGAAGAGGcgaatcgagaaggcgaggacgccgATGAGGATGAGGGTAAGGCGCAGAGCACGCCGCCGAAGGCGTTGCGGAGGTGCCCCGGGGGCGGGGGCAGGCGCCGCGGCGTTGGCCACGGGCTCCGCCATTGCGGCTGAGTCGCGGCTAGGTGCGTGAGAGGGGGCAGAGGGGGAGAGGGACAGAGAAATCTCTGTATCGTTCCTAGGCGGAGACGAAGACCACTCCGATCGCGAGGTCCACTGGAGCACAATGTCTGGGATTTATCGCGCTTTTGCGCGCAGCACCCTGGAGATAGTGGTTCTTGTAGCAAGAGGCTCCCCCTCCTTATTTAGGGCATGGGCAATAATGTGAGGCGTCGAAACTGGTACAACGATTTGACGGTATGTCGTCCCTGCTCACATATCATGCTTGCCGAAGTATTTATCAAAACATTAGTTATAAATTAAATAACATGGGCTCTTTCTAGCAATTCAACATGAACTATCTACGTCTCTTCTCCTAGCTTTGGCACAAAAATGTGACTCTGTTTATGTCGCTAGACAATTTTGTTTACTTTCGGCACCAATCGTGCTACCGCTCTTATGAAATTTTTAGATTCGATGTCCTTCTACAATAGTTAAACCAAACTAAGTATCGGCAGTACGTTAACTTGACACCATTTTTTAGCACGTAGTATCTCGTGTTATTGTCACCTTGCGAGTTTTCTCTTTCTATGTCATCGATGGTCAAACTCAAGAATGAACATCCCTCCAAATCAATCATCTTGTTTGGCTTCACTTTCTTCCATTGAAATGTCCCTTTCAatcatttctttttcttctttgtctcACCATCCTCCTTCCTATATTTCTTCATCCTCCCACTTTAATCTACGCGAACTCCTCTTCGCTCTCTGTTTCCCATCACTAATTCCTCCTAGCACTCGGGGTGCACGATTAGTTAGCCCCAAGATAAACTAGCTAGTGTCCAATTGTTACACTTCTCTTTAAAAGAATTATAGAGCATAGTTCGAAATCACACTTGTAGAATATTTTTATAGATTTCTTAAAGGTAACATTGCCTCTCTGTCTTCAGATTTTCAGTGGTAATGTGCAATAATACAAAAACGATAAGGTCcattatggactacatacggagcaaaatgagtgaatatacttTCTAAAATAATCCTGTATATATTCgtatgtagtttgtattgaaaactctaaaaagggcttatatttagaaatgaaGGGAGTAGAGCATACTTCGAAACATACTTATTACAAATTTTCAGTCTAGGGAAAAAAATATGTCTCTTTGCTCTGTCTGGATTTTCGGTGACATTGTGCAATATAACGGAAAGGATAAGGTCTACTATGTAAACATGGGAGCTTTACTTTTCCTGCTAAAAGATCCAAAGTGGTAATCAAGGCCGTCGGCGTCCCCCACTCTTCCATCGACGGCTAGTGCCACCCCCTTCCTCTGTTGACCAAGAAGACGCCTCCTGATTGGGCCCGATGACATATTTCCAAGGGAACTAGCCAATCAGAAGGCCACAGGTCACCGCCACATGAAAAATCTAGCGTTCCAGCTAGAGCAAAAGGGAAAATACTGCCGTGCAAAAGAGCCAACAATCCAATTCAAGTGATGAAACGATTTGTTTTTTTAGTTAACCAACGTACTTACACAAGATCCAACACAAACATTTCAAACCCAATCCACCAGCCTGAATTACCGACCACCTAGACTT encodes:
- the LOC119349032 gene encoding dolichyl-diphosphooligosaccharide--protein glycosyltransferase subunit STT3A, with protein sequence MAEPVANAAAPAPAPGRLRNAFGGVLCAFTLILIGVLAFSIRLFSVIKYESVIHEFDPYFNFRVTQFLSKNGIYEFWNWFDDRTWYPLGRVIGGTVYPGLTLTAGSIWWLVNALNIPLSVETVCVFTAPIFSAIASWATYLLTKEAKGTGAGLMAAAILAMVPSYISRSVAGSYDNEAVAIFALIFTFYLYVKTLNTGSLFYATLNALSYFYMVCSWGGYTFIINLIPMHVLLCIVTGRYSSRLYIAYAPLVILGTLLAALVPVVGFNAVLTSEHFASFLVFIILHVVAFVYYIKGLLTPRLFKMAMTLVITVGLAVCFAVVAILVALVASSPTKGWSGRSLSLLDPTYASKYIPIIASVSEHQPPTWPSYFMDINVLAFLVPAGIISCFLPLSDASSFMVLYLVTAVYFSGVMVRLMLVLAPAACILSGIALSSAFDVLTRSMKFQLSKLFDDGPAISGNGSPNGSSASTVNTSSSKNEKTEKSEAAPKEKPSKKNRRKDKEVTESVSVKPKKEKRLSVLPLEASIVCTLLLIALGGFYVVHCVWAAAEAYSAPSIVLTSRSREGLHVFDDFREAYAWLSHNTDVDDKVASWWDYGYQTTAMANRTVIVDNNTWNNTHIATVGTAMSSPEKAAWEIFDSLDVKYVLVVFGGLVGYPSDDINKFLWMVRIGGGEFPHIKEPDYLRDGQYRVDAQATPTMLNCLMYKLCYYRFVETDGKGFDRVRGYEIGKKHFKLTHFEEVFTTHHWMVRIYKLKPQKNRIRGKLKKSKSSSKTSSTLAAGRKKNPWQ